The Carassius carassius chromosome 2, fCarCar2.1, whole genome shotgun sequence genome has a segment encoding these proteins:
- the LOC132107655 gene encoding UPF0547 protein C16orf87 homolog — translation MSTNKVKKVKKATKSCPECDQQIPVACKSCHCGYVFISRKLLNAKLNERSPVMDNVDAKRRRTERIRKEKINLTSTSDMENRRGPRSSSQSDPIRRGRGRPKTVGLKKQEEEKEKQEKEVDLYANLSDEKAFVFSVALAEINRKILGQRLIL, via the exons ATGTCTACAAACAAAGTGAAGAAAGTGAAAAAGGCCACCAAATCATGCCCGGAGTGTGACCAACAG ATTCCTGTGGCTTGTAAATCCTGTCATTGTGGCTACGTCTTCATAAGCCGAAAGCTTCTAAATGCCAAATTAAATGAGAGGTCTCCAGTAATGG ACAATGTGGATGCAAAGAGAAGACGAACAGAAAGAATCAGAAAAGAGAAGATAAACTTAACCTCTACCAGTGATATGGAAAACAGGAGAGGACCCCGTTCCAGCAGTCAGTCAGATCCCATCCGCAGAGGAAGAGGCAGACCCAAAACTGTTGGGCTGAAGAAGCAGGAGGAAGAAAAAG AGAAACAAGAAAAGGAGGTAGACCTTTATGCCAACCTCTCAGATGAGAAGGCTTTTGTGTTCTCAGTGGCCTTGGCTGAGATTAACCGCAAAATTCTGGGCCAGAGACTCATCCTGTAG
- the LOC132107662 gene encoding alanine aminotransferase 2-like, which produces MYRLQSLAARSLIAGALDQCTPLLTLTSLAGVRHKSQGPSVEKHGQMRFLTAEAKAAAGRLDGKMRERTLTMDTLNPQVKAVEYAVRGPIVIKAGEIERYLEEGGTKPFSEVIKANIGDAHAMGQQPITFLRQVVALCTFPELMDSPSFPEDAKWRARRILQGCGGHSLGSYSASPGVECIRKDIAAYIEQRDEGVPSDWENIYLTTGASDGIMTILRLLVSGKDSSRTGVMIPIPQYPLYSAAISEMDAVQVNYYLDEDNCWALDINELYRAYQDAKLHCQPRVICIINPGNPTGQVQSKNCIEEVLHFAYEENLFVMSDEVYQDNVYTPDCQFHSFKKVLYEMGPEYFNSVELASFHSTSKGYTGECGFRGGYMEVINMDPVVKAQLVKLLSVRLCPPLAGQAAMDVIVNPPHPDEHSYKQFHQEKSSVLGALADKAKLTEQYLNSVPGIKCNPVQGAMYAFPRIFIPPKAVEEAKALGMQPDMFYCLRLLEETGICVVPGSGFGQKDGTYHFRMTILPSIEKLKVLLDKVRDFHISFLKESSALE; this is translated from the exons ATGTATCGCCTGCAGTCACTGGCAGCTCGATCATTGATCGCCGGTGCTCTGGATCAGTGTACCCCTTTATTAACACTGACATCTCTTGCTGGGGTACGACACAAGTCTCAAGGTCCGTCCGTGGAGAAGCACGGCCAGATGCGCTTCCTCACAGCCGAGGCTAAAGCGGCTGCTGGGCGCCTCGACGGAAAGATGCGGGAGAGGACCCTCACTATGGACACTCTGAACCCGCAGGTGAAGGCTGTGGAGTACGCTGTGAGAGGACCCATCGTCATCAAAGCCGGTGAGATCGAGAGATACCTGGAGGAG GGTGGTACAAAACCCTTCTCTGAAGTCATCAAAGCCAACATCGGTGATGCACATGCCATGGGACAACAGCCAATCACCTTTCTCAGACAG GTGGTGGCTCTCTGTACATTCCCTGAGCTGATGGACAGCCCTAGTTTCCCAGAGGATGCGAAATGGAGAGCACGGCGTATCCTGCAGGGCTGCGGAGGACACAGTCTCG GGTCGTATAGTGCAAGCCCCGGCGTGGAGTGCATCCGCAAAGACATCGCTGCGTACATAGAGCAAAGAGATGAAGGAGTTCCTTCAGACTGGGAAAACATTTACCTCACCACTGGGGCTAGTGATGGCATTATG ACTATTCTACGGCTGCTGGTGTCTGGAAAAGATTCTTCTCGAACCGGTGTAATGATCCCCATCCCTCAATACCCGCTTTACTCTGCTGCAATCTCTGAGATGGATGCGGTACAGGTCAACTACTACTTAGATGAGGACAACTGCTGGGCCCTGGACATCAACGAACTTTACAGAGCTTATCAGGATGCCAAGCTGCACTGTCAGCCAAGAGTCATTTGCATCATTAACCCTGGCAACCCTACTG GTCAGGTCCAGAGTAAAAATTGCATTGAAGAAGTCCTACACTTTGCTTATGAAGAAAATCTCTTTGTTATGTCAGATGAG GTGTATCAGGACAATGTGTACACTCCTGACTGTCAGTTCCACTCCTTCAAGAAGGTGCTATATGAGATGGGTCCCGAGTACTTCAACAGCGTGGAGCTCGCCTCCTTCCATTCCACTTCCAAAGGCTACACGGGAGA ATGTGGCTTCAGGGGGGGATATATGGAGGTGATCAACATGGATCCTGTGGTCAAGGCCCAGCTGGTCAAGCTTTTATCAGTGCGTCTGTGTCCCCCCTTGGCTGGCCAGGCTGCAATGGATGTGATTGTCAACCCTCCACATCCAGACGAGCACTCGTACAAACAGTTCCACCAG GAGAAATCCTCAGTGCTGGGTGCTTTAGCAGACAAAGCTAAACTAACTGAGCAGTACCTGAATTCAGTTCCAGGAATCAAGTGTAATCCCGTCCAGGGGGCCATGTATGCCTTCCCACGAATCTTTATTCCTCCTAAGGCAGTGGAGGAAGCCAAG GCTCTAGGAATGCAGCCGGACATGTTTTACTGTCTGAGATTGCTGGAGGAGACAGGAATCTGTGTTGTTCCTGGTAGTGGCTTTGGGCAGAAAGATGGAACATATCATTTCAG AATGACAATCCTGCCATCCATAGAGAAGTTGAAGGTACTTCTTGACAAAGTGCGAGATTTCCACATCAGTTTCCTGAAAGAGTCCTCTGCTCTGGAGTGA
- the LOC132107668 gene encoding dnaJ homolog subfamily A member 2-like, whose product MSDVSDTKLYDLLGVSPSASENELKKAYRKLAKEYHPDKNPNAGDKFKEISFAYEVLTNPEKRDLYDRYGEQGLREGGCGGGGMDDIFSHIFGGGLFGFMGGQGRSRNGARRRGEDMVHPLKVSLEDVYNGKTTKLQLSKNVLCSTCNGQGGKSGAVQKCTACRGRGMRIIIRQLAPGMVQQMQSVCTDCNGEGEVISEKDRCKKCEGKKVIKEVKILEVHVDKGMKHGQKITFGGEADQAPGQEPGDIVLVLQEKEHETFRREGKDLHMTHKIGLVEALCGFHFTLKHLDGRQIVVKYPAGKVIEPGSVRVVRGEGMPQYRNPFEKGDLFIKFDVQFPDNNWLSPEKLLELEDFLPTRADPPVISGDAEEVDLQEFVSQSSSGGHRREAYNDSSDEEGGHHGPGVQCAHQ is encoded by the exons ATGTCTGACGTCTCCGATACCAAACTATACGACCTTCTCGGGGTCTCCCCCTCGGCCTCCGAGAACGAGCTGAAAAAG GCTTATCGGAAACTAGCAAAGGAGTATCACCCTGACAAAAACCCAAATGCTGGAGATAAA TTTAAAGAGATTAGCTTTGCTTATGAAGTACTGACTAACCCAGAGAAGAGGGACTTGTACGACCGTTATGGGGAGCAGGGTCTGCGAGAAGGTGGCTGTGGAGGAGGCGGGATGGATGACATCTTTTCCCATATCTTTGGCGGCGGTCTCTTCGGCTTCATGGGTGGACAGGGTCGGAGCAGGAACGGAGCGCGGCGGAGAGGGGAAGACATGGTCCACCCCCTGAA GGTGTCTCTTGAAGACGTGTACAATGGAAAAACAACCAAATTACAGCTGAGCAAGAATGTTCTGTGTAGCACTTGTAATGG TCAAGGTGGGAAATCTGGTGCGGTCCAGAAGTGCACGGCCTGCAGGGGGCGGGGTATGCGCATTATCATCCGACAGCTGGCTCCTGGCATGGTCCAGCAGATGCAGTCCGTGTGCACTGATTGTAACGGTGAAG GCGAGGTGATCAGTGAGAAGGATCGCTGCAAAAAGTGTGAGGGGAAGAAGGTGATTAAAGAGGTGAAGATTCTGGAAGTGCACGTGGATAAAGGTATGAAGCACGGACAGAAGATCACCTTCGGCGGCGAGGCTGACCAAGCACCTGGACAAGAACCCGGAGACATTGTCctggtcctgcaagaaaaagagcATGAG aCGTTCAGAAGAGAAGGCAAAGACTTGCACATGACCCATAAGATCGGCCTTGTTGAAGCACTTTGTGGTTTCCATTTCACATTGAAACACTTAGATGGTAGACAGATTGTGGTGAAATACCCAGCTGGCAAAGTCATTGAGCCAG GTTCAGTCAGAGTTGTTCGAGGAGAGGGCATGCCACAGTACCGTAACCCCTTCGAGAAGGGGGACCTGTTCATCAAGTTTGACGTGCAGTTCCCAGACAACAACTGGTTAAGCCCAGAGAAGCTGTTG GAGTTGGAGGACTTTTTGCCCACACGGGCCGATCCACCAGTCATCTCTGGAGACGCAGAGGAAGTGGACCTGCAGGAGTTTGTGAGCCAGAGCTCCTCTGGTGGTCACCGCCGTGAGGCATACAACGACAGCTCAGATGAGGAAGGAGGGCATCACGGTCCTGGCGTGCAGTGTGCCCATCAGTAA